CTGGTCCACGGTGGTGAGGAACGGCAAACAGGCAGGTATGGTGTTGTGAAGAGTTGGGGTGGGTTGAGACGGGGGAGATCAACGCTCTTATTCGCCTGTTGTGATGAGTGAATGAGGTCCTACAATGTGTTGTGCAATGCAGGCAGCTTGCTTCTTCCCTCCTCTCTTGAAAAGCAGTGTAAGAGTGACAGGGGACATGCGTGACACGCCCCCAGAGGGTAGATTTAAAGGGCctgcactccttctttgtccttacGTCCTGaagttgcgtccctttgaaACATGATGCTaccagagtgcagcctctctatatctgTCCTCTCTGACGCCCCTTTGTTCCCCACTTTTTGTTTAACAGactacaaaagcaaaaagagCAATGAAGGATAGTGATCGCCTGTTGTAAGATAATGTACAATATTAACCAATAATTCTCCCATCTTTATACTGCATAAGTCgttaagaaaaaagtataaaaagaacagtttgagcaaaaatgaagaaagatttttttaaaccggcagacataatattttaataagatcCTACTCCCTTGCGAGAAATAAGTCACGtacaatcaaaataattttacataaagtccatcataaaaatacaaatgagtTCAAGATTACAGTGTCATAGCAGATGCAGACTTGAGACATCTTTATCAGTGAATGCCATTTTCTTACAGTTAAAATCAAGCATTTAAAGTCTCTGGTTCTCTTCAGATGTAGCCTGGATTAATATTACGAGCTTTCAAATAATGTCTTTTGTAAATAACAAgtatataaattaattaattctataaaTTAATACTGATGGCTTAGTATTAGACTACCTTCATCATGCTGGAACACGATGTACTGCAAGAACGCATCACGTGTTTTGCTTCGGCACTGTCAAAACTTTAGAGATGCATCCAACGAAGACCGGATTTCTTCTTTCAGCTGATGTGTGCTCGAAGTAAAAAGCTACAAAAAGCTAGGTGTAAAGATagcaacatgaaaaataaaagaagaaaagaccaTGCCCTTAAACGAAATACCAAAGaactaaaaatcttttaataataaaaataaatcaaaatttgtaaagcgcatactcacactcctaaggaccatGCTCTTAACGCCTAAAGACAAgagcgaaacatggacagcatacgagtgacaggaaaacaaacaaatagcatatgaactataaaagaataaacaacagtactaatgaagaataaaatcaaatacagaaaacacaaagaggaaccaactaacaagaacaagagctgagagtaacctgatattacaaaaggaagggtgtgacaaaggactagcattttGGGAaatgttaggagtaatgtttacggaagaagtgtgttttcagtgcgcgtttaaatgattcaatagtgggtaggtggcggatatggaaagggagagagatccattgtttatttttgtacctttacatttctttgtgtaatTGTGAAAAATCCATACATTGGTACTATGTTTTGAAGTTTTCTAAAATTTCTGTCATAGGGGTTTACTACTGGCCAGGCAGCTATGCAAATGTGAGCTACCCCCCTCAATCGCGGATGCTCTACAACGAGACAGTTGATAGTTTTTTGCGCATCGCTGTCGGCCTGTCGTGGTTCCGTCCACCGTACAACTATGATTTTGTTGCCATGTATTTTAATCAGCCTGACAAAGCAGGTCATGTCTTTGGTCTTGACAGTGAAGGACAAATCCGTCAACAGGTCAACAGTTTTACATTTACGTGTTTATGATTTGGGGTTAGTTGGTAAGTTACAGCAATAGATATTTCTGAGAATTGAAGTTAAGAGACCAATAGTAGTAGTTTACGAAAGTTAACAAAATGTGGAGAATAATAGCGAAGACAGTTTATAGGGTGAATTGgcagaaaaagtatttaatgCTCATGAGGGAAAatgcacatgtaaacaatatgtGTTTCAGATCATAACATGTGACATGATGCTGGGAACAATTTTGAGAGGTCTTGATGAACTAAATCTTGAAAACGCTGTAGACTTCATTTTGACATCAGACCATGGAATGACCTCTTGcgatgtaaacaaaaaagtgagtttggcttctttttcactttttaaattgGTGTCCTAGGCTTCACATTTCGTATATTGCCGGTCTATGCTATGACGATTGACTTTCAAAAGAACGAACATAAATTATcgcctcacacacacacacacatgtggcaGTGCGCGTGTCTGTTAGAATGGAAGGGAGAAtaatcatttcatttcattcgCCCTTGACTGGTAGAGGTGGTTAAGGGAGAACACATGAATAGTCGCGGCACCTGACTCTCTCACCTGTCTTGGACGATAATGAGAGAGGCATGCATAGGACGACCACTCCACTCCTTTTCATTCGTATACAAGTTCCTTCTACGGCCACCAAGACGTCAACGACCCTCCAAGATGCCCAGAAGAGCAGTCCTCGACAAAGTGTGATACTTagttttctgttctctttaCGAGATCCAGAGCAGTTTCCTCAGGCACTTCTTCTTGAATGCTGGATACTCTTTTCTTCATCGGCGAACAGAGTCCACGTTTCATATTCTTAAAGCAGGATCATTAGTACGAGGGACTAGTGCAGGTTGTAcctggtagtgaaccttatgtTGTGGCTGCATCAGACCATGCCCAGCTTAGCCATAATTGTTGCTGTTTCTATCCTGATTCGGATATCTGTCGTGAATCTGCCGTCTTTGGAAAGGGTTGTAGTACTTGGGAGCAACCTAACAGTTATAGAACAGTCCAGGTCATAATAGTTATCCTTGACGCAGTCCTCCAGTCGTGTAAAAGTAAGTTCCCATGTGATTATTCAACAGTACTGCGCTCGCTGAGCTGTCATATAGTGCTTCAAAGAATTAGACAACACTcttttttatgttgaattttGCAACACATTAGATAACTCTGcttgccagactctgtcaaaagcctttaaGTCCATCAACTTGTGGTAGAGGTCACACTTATTCTGAAGGTGCTTGTCTGTCAGTGAAGTCATGGTTGAAGTCTTGTGTTGACCTGCTTTGGTAACGAATAAAAAAGGAGGTAATGTAAAACCAGTCGAGACAGAAATAGAGGTATAGACTATAGAGAATTCTCTCTCAACCCATTCAGAAGTATATATTTTCCCTCATCATAAGAAAGTCAGCCACTAATTTACAGAAattgaaatacaaataaagagaaacgTACATTCTACATTTCAGCTGGTCCATGTGCCTCGCGATGCCGCACTTGGTCCGGAGGTCTTGAGGTACACAGGGAAAGGCGCCGTTATGGGCATCTGGCCAGCCCCTGGCAGGGAGGACCAGGTGGTCCAAAAGCTGCAGTCCTTGAGTAACGTGACCGTCTACCGGAAGAAGGACATCCCTGACCGCTTTCACTACAAGAACAACTCACGCATTTCTCCCATAGTCCTGCTGGCAGACGAACACTGGCTGCTTACAAACGTACGAAAAATTCAGGATTGATTGAAATGTCCAAACCATACTATCCTTTAactgtgttcatgtgtgtgtgtttgtgtgtgttctcatTGAGATATTTTTATCTGTACGCGTCTATAAAcataaaacactttattttacaattttacatgTAAATGTTGAGATCAGAGATTATGACATAAGGTTAATACACAATAGCATATTGTCAACAAACTATAGATGAGTCATGATGTTTAGGGCATAATCCTATGTCGATTGGACGTTGTGAGGCTAGTTGAAACACACCCAGGACTGTTGTAAAGAGCTACCcgaaattttcaaataaactatGTAACACCAAATGTAGTAGCTCTTCAATAGTGTGATTTTCTCCAGATTACACTATTACACTAAAGGAACTGCTCCTTTCTGACAAAGTGCTGGTGCATAGATATGTTTGGATCAGCTGTATCATAGGTCTGATTCATTACTTGTAGAACACAGCTTACAGTTCTTTGATCATCCTGAACACCGCTTCTTGTGTTCCACTGATTGCGTGTAACACTGCATCATCCCTATCTACTCCTTCCACTGATTGGATGTTCAAAATGTCAATCACTCTTAAGGACTGATCTCTGAGATTAACCATGCTCTTGTGCTGAACATCTCAGTGCGGAAGAACGTGCCTAAACACGCAATGTGTctcttcatttttgtgtaaCAGATGAATGGTAGGGATACTGTAGACCAGCAAATATGGATATAACGTTAGAATACTTTTGACGAGCGGATAGTCgggcatgtgtttgtgtgcatacgTCATAGaaatattatgaaaaaatataattcaagGAGTTTTTAAAACCCTCAATTGCTCTCCTTAAGTTGTTAGGGTCTTTATAGACGAGTTGCAGAAGATAATTCACATCAATACACACGTTACTTAGTATCATAATATAGGTATATGATTTAGTGGATGTAggtttggtttctttttaagCTACACTTAAAGAAAGCTGCAAAAGACAGTTATGTCCAGCAAAACATTAAGtcatttgtttcaacattttcaggGCTCAGACGGTGTTTTCGAAAAAAACAGCTTTGGTGAGCATGGCTACGATCCAGACCTGCAGTCCATGAAGACAATCTTTTTTGCTAAAGGGCCCAGCTTTAAGCAGAACTTTACAGTGCAGGAAGTCAGGCTAGTGGACATCTACCCACTTCTTTGCCATCTCCTCAATGTCCCGGCATCCAACCACGATGGCAACCTTCAAAACATGCGAAGTCTCCTATCACCCGCAGCTAATTTGAGCATTAACTGGGCACTAATTagtgcagttttgttttttatcaaGGCTCCTCTTTTCCTATAGTCACAGGTCATTTATTTGTTgctaatttaatttaatttaatttataactaTCAACAATCTGACAGGAAACAAACTGaccatatttaaaaattgttctgaATGAAGGATTTGAGCACGGCTCTGTAGTCTTCCGTGAGAATGGAACTCGTATGTTGTTTCCCTTTGTAATCTGCCCCTCATGATATGTAACTATATACATCACTACAAGTGTATAACTGTGCGTGTACACAATTGATGGATGTGCAAGCTTATGATAGTGTGTGTGGCAGCTAGTGTGAGTTCGGGTTCATGCGTGGACAAATCTGTTCAGCAGCTCAGGTTTAGCAGTCGTCACTGTTCTCGTCTTGTCTACACATAAACAGTTCTTTTTTGGAATTTTTTGATCCACTggatgtgaaatatttgtagcaGCTTGACTAGAGCGGAATTTTAGTAGGTGGCTGATTGATCACTTGGAGGAGGTAAGTGCTTTCGAAAGGTGAATGGCGACGTTTATTATATCTGAATAGGACGAAGACGTGCTCATCAAACAGAAGAATTAATACCGGCGTCCCTGAGACCTACCACTCAAACCTACAATAAACGATTAGATTACATTTATTCAAGGTAGACtgatagctacaaaccagaagaaaaagggaggaaatgttaaaacatattttccagGCGGATGCGGAGatgaaatgaaagtaaacaaatgaaagagcggctgaaacaaacaaacaaacaaacaacaacaacaacacaattaaAGCAATTCTGAATATAAGAACGAAAACACACAACAACTAAATTCCCTTCTCTCCCCTATCCCCCAACCAACACACAAACTTGTGTGCGACTGTTGGAAGCCATTGTGTCTGCGTGACGACAACCGGATC
This sequence is a window from Pomacea canaliculata isolate SZHN2017 linkage group LG5, ASM307304v1, whole genome shotgun sequence. Protein-coding genes within it:
- the LOC112563666 gene encoding ectonucleotide pyrophosphatase/phosphodiesterase family member 5-like isoform X1, with the translated sequence MADTVKTLACSLVTSVCLLLSLTVHAVGGKVLLVSMDGFRFDYLNMLPSSSNFTNLAKLGVSAKFADATFTTKSFPNHYTIVTGCYQESHGIVGNNMYDPEHDAYFTKDSMEDFWWNQREPIWSTVVRNGKQAGVYYWPGSYANVSYPPQSRMLYNETVDSFLRIAVGLSWFRPPYNYDFVAMYFNQPDKAGHVFGLDSEGQIRQQIITCDMMLGTILRGLDELNLENAVDFILTSDHGMTSCDVNKKLVHVPRDAALGPEVLRYTGKGAVMGIWPAPGREDQVVQKLQSLSNVTVYRKKDIPDRFHYKNNSRISPIVLLADEHWLLTNGSDGVFEKNSFGEHGYDPDLQSMKTIFFAKGPSFKQNFTVQEVRLVDIYPLLCHLLNVPASNHDGNLQNMRSLLSPAANLSINWALISAVLFFIKAPLFL
- the LOC112563666 gene encoding ectonucleotide pyrophosphatase/phosphodiesterase family member 5-like isoform X2, encoding MYDPEHDAYFTKDSMEDFWWNQREPIWSTVVRNGKQAGVYYWPGSYANVSYPPQSRMLYNETVDSFLRIAVGLSWFRPPYNYDFVAMYFNQPDKAGHVFGLDSEGQIRQQIITCDMMLGTILRGLDELNLENAVDFILTSDHGMTSCDVNKKLVHVPRDAALGPEVLRYTGKGAVMGIWPAPGREDQVVQKLQSLSNVTVYRKKDIPDRFHYKNNSRISPIVLLADEHWLLTNGSDGVFEKNSFGEHGYDPDLQSMKTIFFAKGPSFKQNFTVQEVRLVDIYPLLCHLLNVPASNHDGNLQNMRSLLSPAANLSINWALISAVLFFIKAPLFL